Proteins encoded together in one Quercus lobata isolate SW786 chromosome 3, ValleyOak3.0 Primary Assembly, whole genome shotgun sequence window:
- the LOC115978889 gene encoding beta-glucosidase 40-like isoform X2, with amino-acid sequence MRLRRIGIALVTLVMVCRIHICLSENITRGSFPKGFVFGTASSAFQYEGAVKEDGRGPTVWDTFSHTFGKVADFSNADVAVDDYHRYNEDIQLMKDMGMDAYRFSIAWSRIFPRIEPYVTLYHWDLPQALEDKYQGWLNPQIIKDFAMYAETCFQKFGDRVKHWITFNEPHTFTVQGYDVGLQAPGRCSILLHVFCRAGNSATEPYIVAHNVLLSHATVTDVYKKKYKQKQRGSLGIAFDVMWFEPATNSTDDIEAAQRAQDFQLGWFIEPLILGDYPSSMRSRVGNRLPEFSKSKAALLKGSLDFVGINYYTTFYARKNSGDLLGKILNDSIADSGAITLPFKDGKAIGDRASSIWLYIVPEGIRKLMNYIKQKYGNPLVIITENGMDDPNNSLISIKDALKDKKRVKYHNDHLTNLLAAIKNDGCNVRGYFAWSLMDNWEWAAGYTSRFGLYFVDYKDKLKRYPKDSVTWFKQFLTST; translated from the exons ATGAGGCTGAGAAGAATAGGCATTGCTTTGGTTACACTCGTGATGGTTTGTAGAATCCACATATGTTTGTCAGAGAATATTACCAGAGGAAGCTTTCCAAAGGGTTTCGTTTTCGGGACTGCCTCTTCTGCTTTCCAG TATGAAGGAGCCGTGAAAGAGGACGGGAGGGGACCCACTGTTTGGGACACTTTTTCACATACTTttg GTAAAGTAGCTGATTTCAGTAATGCCGACGTTGCTGTGGATGATTATCACCGTTATAAT GAAGATATACAACTTATGAAGGACATGGGAATGGATGCCTATAGGTTTTCAATTGCTTGGTCTCGAATTTTTCCTA GAATTGAACCATATGTGACCCTCTACCATTGGGATCTTCCTCAAGCACTAGAAGATAAATACCAGGGATGGTTGAACCCACAAATCAT AAAGGACTTTGCAATGTATGCCGAGACATGCTTTCAGAAATTTGGTGACAGGGTGAAGCACTGGATCACATTCAATGAGCCTCATACATTTACTGTCCAAGGGTACGACGTCGGCCTCCAGGCACCAGGGCGATGCTCTATCTTACTTCACGTATTTTGTAGGGCAGGAAACTCTGCAACCGAGCCTTACATTGTTGCCCATAATGTTCTCCTTTCTCATGCTACTGTGACAGATGTATACAAGAAAAAGTACAAG CAAAAACAGCGTGGATCACTTGGAATAGCTTTTGATGTTATGTGGTTTGAACCAGCAACAAACTCCACAGATGACATTGAAGCTGCTCAAAGAGCCCAAGATTTTCAGCTTGGCTg GTTTATTGAGCCTTTGATCTTAGGGGATTATCCAAGCTCGATGAGAAGTAGGGTAGGAAACCGGTTGCCAGAATTTTCTAAATCCAAGGCAGCTCTTCTCAAGGGTTCTTTGGATTTTGTTGGCATTAATTACTATACAACATTTTATGCAAGAAAGAATTCAGGTGATTTACTCGGTAAAATACTAAACGACTCCATTGCAGACTCTGGTGCAATTACCCTAC CATTCAAAGATGGGAAAGCTATTGGAGACAGG GCAAGTTCTATTTGGTTGTACATAGTACCTGAAGGGATCAGAAAGTTAATGAACTACATCAAGCAAAAGTATGGGAACCCTCTAGTTATTATAACTGAAAATG GGATGGATGATCCAAACAACTCACTTATCTCCATTAAAGATGCTCTAAAGGATAAGAAAAGGGTCAAATATCACAATGACCATCTAACCAACTTGCTAGCTGCAATCAA GAATGATGGTTGCAATGTGAGAGGGTATTTTGCATGGTCTTTAATGGATAACTGGGAATGGGCAGCTGGATATACTTCAAGATTTGGTCTCTATTTTGTTGATTATAAAGACAAGCTCAAGAGATATCCAAAGGACTCTGTTACATGGTTCAAGCAGTTCTTGACTTCAACATAA
- the LOC115978885 gene encoding UDP-glucose 6-dehydrogenase 1-like — protein sequence MVKICCIGAGYVGGPTMAVIALKCPAIEVAVVDISVSRINAWNSDTLPIYEPGLDEVVKQCRGKNLFFSTDVEKHVFEADIVFVSVNTPTKTQGLGAGKAADLTYWESAARMIADVSKSDKIVVEKSTVPVKTAEAIEKILTHNSKKINFQILSNPEFLAEGTAIKDLFNPDRVLIGGRETPDGQKAIQALKDVYAHWVPVDRIICTNLWSAELSKLAANAFLAQRISSVNAMSALCEATGADVTQVSHAVGKDTRIGPKFLNASVGFGGSCFQKDILNLVYICECNGLPDVANYWKQVIKVNDYQKTRFVNRVVASMFNTVSGKKIAILGFAFKKDTGDTRETPAIDVCKGLLGDKAKLSIYDPQVTGDQIQRDLAMKKFDWDHPVHLQPLSPTSVKEVSVVWDAYEATKDAHGICIMTEWDEFKTLDYQKIYDNMQKPAFVFDGRNIVDVEKLREIGFIVYSIGKPLDPWLKDMPAVA from the coding sequence atggtGAAGATTTGCTGCATTGGAGCTGGGTATGTCGGTGGGCCTACCATGGCTGTGATTGCACTTAAGTGCCCTGCAATTGAAGTAGCCGTGGTTGATATATCAGTATCACGAATTAATGCCTGGAACAGTGATACTCTTCCCATCTATGAGCCTGGCCTTGATGAAGTAGTGAAGCAGTGCAGAGGAAAGAACCTCTTCTTCTCCACTGATGTGGAGAAACATGTTTTCGAGGCTGATATAGTCTTTGTTTCAGTTAACACCCCTACCAAGACCCAGGGTCTTGGAGCTGGCAAAGCAGCTGATCTGACCTACTGGGAGAGCGCTGCTCGAATGATTGCTGATGTATCGAAATCTGACAAAATTGTGGTTGAGAAATCAACAGTCCCAGTGAAAACTGCTGAGGCAATAGAAAAGATCCTGACCCACAATAGCAAGAAGATCAACTTCCAAATCCTTTCCAACCCAGAATTTCTTGCCGAGGGAACTGCAATTAAAGACCTTTTCAATCCTGATAGAGTCCTCATTGGAGGTAGGGAGACCCCAGATGGGCAAAAGGCGATACAAGCATTGAAAGATGTTTATGCCCATTGGGTCCCTGTGGATCGTATAATTTGCACTAATCTTTGGTCTGCTGAGCTTTCTAAGCTTGCTGCCAATGCCTTCTTGGCACAGAGGATCTCTTCTGTGAATGCCATGTCAGCACTTTGTGAGGCAACCGGTGCAGATGTCACCCAAGTGTCCCATGCTGTTGGCAAGGACACAAGAATTGGTCCCAAGTTCTTGAATGCTAGTGTTGGTTTTGGTGGGTCTTGCTTCCAGAAGGACATCTTGAACTTGGTCTATATCTGTGAGTGCAATGGCCTTCCTGATGTAGCAAATTACTGGAAACAGGTTATTAAGGTGAATGACTACCAGAAGACAAGGTTTGTGAACCGCGTGGTTGCCTCAATGTTCAACACAGTCTCCGGTAAGAAGATTGCAATTCTGGGCTTTGCTTTCAAGAAGGACACTGGTGATACCAGGGAGACCCCAGCTATTGATGTGTGTAAAGGGCTGTTGGGGGACAAAGCTAAATTGAGCATATACGACCCACAGGTGACTGGGGATCAGATCCAGAGGGATCTTGCAATGAAGAAGTTTGATTGGGACCATCCAGTTCATCTTCAGCCACTGAGCCCTACTTCCGTCAAGGAAGTCAGTGTCGTTTGGGACGCTTACGAGGCAACTAAGGATGCACATGGTATCTGCATTATGACTGAGTGGGATGAGTTTAAGACGCTTGATTACCAGAAGATTTATGATAATATGCAGAAGCCTGCATTTGTGTTTGATGGCCGGAATATTGTGGATGTGGAGAAGCTGAGGGAAATTGGGTTTATCGTTTACTCCATTGGTAAGCCACTGGACCCATGGCTGAAGGACATGCCTGCCGTGGCATAA
- the LOC115978889 gene encoding beta-glucosidase 40-like isoform X1, producing the protein MRLRRIGIALVTLVMVCRIHICLSENITRGSFPKGFVFGTASSAFQYEGAVKEDGRGPTVWDTFSHTFGKVADFSNADVAVDDYHRYNEDIQLMKDMGMDAYRFSIAWSRIFPNGSGEINQKGVDHYNNLINALLAKGIEPYVTLYHWDLPQALEDKYQGWLNPQIIKDFAMYAETCFQKFGDRVKHWITFNEPHTFTVQGYDVGLQAPGRCSILLHVFCRAGNSATEPYIVAHNVLLSHATVTDVYKKKYKQKQRGSLGIAFDVMWFEPATNSTDDIEAAQRAQDFQLGWFIEPLILGDYPSSMRSRVGNRLPEFSKSKAALLKGSLDFVGINYYTTFYARKNSGDLLGKILNDSIADSGAITLPFKDGKAIGDRASSIWLYIVPEGIRKLMNYIKQKYGNPLVIITENGMDDPNNSLISIKDALKDKKRVKYHNDHLTNLLAAIKNDGCNVRGYFAWSLMDNWEWAAGYTSRFGLYFVDYKDKLKRYPKDSVTWFKQFLTST; encoded by the exons ATGAGGCTGAGAAGAATAGGCATTGCTTTGGTTACACTCGTGATGGTTTGTAGAATCCACATATGTTTGTCAGAGAATATTACCAGAGGAAGCTTTCCAAAGGGTTTCGTTTTCGGGACTGCCTCTTCTGCTTTCCAG TATGAAGGAGCCGTGAAAGAGGACGGGAGGGGACCCACTGTTTGGGACACTTTTTCACATACTTttg GTAAAGTAGCTGATTTCAGTAATGCCGACGTTGCTGTGGATGATTATCACCGTTATAAT GAAGATATACAACTTATGAAGGACATGGGAATGGATGCCTATAGGTTTTCAATTGCTTGGTCTCGAATTTTTCCTA ATGGAAGTGGTGAAATCAACCAGAAAGGAGTTGATCACTATAACAACCTCATCAATGCTTTACTAGCCAAAG GAATTGAACCATATGTGACCCTCTACCATTGGGATCTTCCTCAAGCACTAGAAGATAAATACCAGGGATGGTTGAACCCACAAATCAT AAAGGACTTTGCAATGTATGCCGAGACATGCTTTCAGAAATTTGGTGACAGGGTGAAGCACTGGATCACATTCAATGAGCCTCATACATTTACTGTCCAAGGGTACGACGTCGGCCTCCAGGCACCAGGGCGATGCTCTATCTTACTTCACGTATTTTGTAGGGCAGGAAACTCTGCAACCGAGCCTTACATTGTTGCCCATAATGTTCTCCTTTCTCATGCTACTGTGACAGATGTATACAAGAAAAAGTACAAG CAAAAACAGCGTGGATCACTTGGAATAGCTTTTGATGTTATGTGGTTTGAACCAGCAACAAACTCCACAGATGACATTGAAGCTGCTCAAAGAGCCCAAGATTTTCAGCTTGGCTg GTTTATTGAGCCTTTGATCTTAGGGGATTATCCAAGCTCGATGAGAAGTAGGGTAGGAAACCGGTTGCCAGAATTTTCTAAATCCAAGGCAGCTCTTCTCAAGGGTTCTTTGGATTTTGTTGGCATTAATTACTATACAACATTTTATGCAAGAAAGAATTCAGGTGATTTACTCGGTAAAATACTAAACGACTCCATTGCAGACTCTGGTGCAATTACCCTAC CATTCAAAGATGGGAAAGCTATTGGAGACAGG GCAAGTTCTATTTGGTTGTACATAGTACCTGAAGGGATCAGAAAGTTAATGAACTACATCAAGCAAAAGTATGGGAACCCTCTAGTTATTATAACTGAAAATG GGATGGATGATCCAAACAACTCACTTATCTCCATTAAAGATGCTCTAAAGGATAAGAAAAGGGTCAAATATCACAATGACCATCTAACCAACTTGCTAGCTGCAATCAA GAATGATGGTTGCAATGTGAGAGGGTATTTTGCATGGTCTTTAATGGATAACTGGGAATGGGCAGCTGGATATACTTCAAGATTTGGTCTCTATTTTGTTGATTATAAAGACAAGCTCAAGAGATATCCAAAGGACTCTGTTACATGGTTCAAGCAGTTCTTGACTTCAACATAA
- the LOC115978889 gene encoding beta-glucosidase 40-like isoform X3: MRLRRIGIALVTLVMVCRIHICLSENITRGSFPKGFVFGTASSAFQYEGAVKEDGRGPTVWDTFSHTFGKVADFSNADVAVDDYHRYNEDIQLMKDMGMDAYRFSIAWSRIFPNGSGEINQKGVDHYNNLINALLAKGIEPYVTLYHWDLPQALEDKYQGWLNPQIIKDFAMYAETCFQKFGDRVKHWITFNEPHTFTVQGYDVGLQAPGRCSILLHVFCRAGNSATEPYIVAHNVLLSHATVTDVYKKKYKQKQRGSLGIAFDVMWFEPATNSTDDIEAAQRAQDFQLGWFIEPLILGDYPSSMRSRVGNRLPEFSKSKAALLKGSLDFVGINYYTTFYARKNSGDLLGKILNDSIADSGAITLPFKDGKAIGDRE, encoded by the exons ATGAGGCTGAGAAGAATAGGCATTGCTTTGGTTACACTCGTGATGGTTTGTAGAATCCACATATGTTTGTCAGAGAATATTACCAGAGGAAGCTTTCCAAAGGGTTTCGTTTTCGGGACTGCCTCTTCTGCTTTCCAG TATGAAGGAGCCGTGAAAGAGGACGGGAGGGGACCCACTGTTTGGGACACTTTTTCACATACTTttg GTAAAGTAGCTGATTTCAGTAATGCCGACGTTGCTGTGGATGATTATCACCGTTATAAT GAAGATATACAACTTATGAAGGACATGGGAATGGATGCCTATAGGTTTTCAATTGCTTGGTCTCGAATTTTTCCTA ATGGAAGTGGTGAAATCAACCAGAAAGGAGTTGATCACTATAACAACCTCATCAATGCTTTACTAGCCAAAG GAATTGAACCATATGTGACCCTCTACCATTGGGATCTTCCTCAAGCACTAGAAGATAAATACCAGGGATGGTTGAACCCACAAATCAT AAAGGACTTTGCAATGTATGCCGAGACATGCTTTCAGAAATTTGGTGACAGGGTGAAGCACTGGATCACATTCAATGAGCCTCATACATTTACTGTCCAAGGGTACGACGTCGGCCTCCAGGCACCAGGGCGATGCTCTATCTTACTTCACGTATTTTGTAGGGCAGGAAACTCTGCAACCGAGCCTTACATTGTTGCCCATAATGTTCTCCTTTCTCATGCTACTGTGACAGATGTATACAAGAAAAAGTACAAG CAAAAACAGCGTGGATCACTTGGAATAGCTTTTGATGTTATGTGGTTTGAACCAGCAACAAACTCCACAGATGACATTGAAGCTGCTCAAAGAGCCCAAGATTTTCAGCTTGGCTg GTTTATTGAGCCTTTGATCTTAGGGGATTATCCAAGCTCGATGAGAAGTAGGGTAGGAAACCGGTTGCCAGAATTTTCTAAATCCAAGGCAGCTCTTCTCAAGGGTTCTTTGGATTTTGTTGGCATTAATTACTATACAACATTTTATGCAAGAAAGAATTCAGGTGATTTACTCGGTAAAATACTAAACGACTCCATTGCAGACTCTGGTGCAATTACCCTAC CATTCAAAGATGGGAAAGCTATTGGAGACAGG GAATGA
- the LOC115978886 gene encoding 50S ribosomal protein L19, chloroplastic-like, translating to MQSLRGSIRLVRRHCSNNVDLKSNGSHFATATAEFHGSSIGFSNPRFLGSLSKFTRIGTQAAMATLSNNGIPSVSVSSRSSRPGLLHWAAVLPPFTSRCITTVENTVESASQDSSASIPEVTPRIKFKRLDKTAKHIMQILDKEAVEEVRENREIPDIKPGYIVQLKVVVPENKRRVSVLKGIVIARRNAGLNTTFRLRRLVAGVGVESLFPLYSPNIKEIKVLDKKKVRRAKLYYLRDKMNALKKQ from the exons aTGCAATCTCTACGTGGGAGCATCCGATTGGTCCGGAGGCATTGCTCAAACAACGTTGATTTGAAATCAAACGGTTCTCACTTTGCCACTGCCACTGCCGAATTTCATGGCAGCTCAATTGGGTTTTCAAATCCTCGCTTTTTAGGGTCCCTCTCCAAATTC ACAAGAATTGGCACCCAAGCAGCTATGGCAACACTATCTAATAATGGCATACCTTCAGTATCAGTGTCAAGCAGAAGTTCTAGGCCAGGTTTGTTACATTGGGCAGCTGTGCTACCTCCTTTCACTAGCAGATGCATTACAACAGTTGAAAATACTGTTGAATCAGCTTCACAGGATTCTTCTGCATCTATCCCTGAAGTAACACCTAGGATCAAATTTAAGAGGCTCGATAAAACTGCCAAGCACATAATGCAG ATTTTAGATAAGGAAGCTGTAGAGGAAGTCAGGGAGAACCGAGAAATACCTGATATAAAACCTGGTTATATTGTGCAACTCAAAGTG GTAGTACCTGAGAACAAGCGACGTGTTTCAGTTCTGAAAGGCATTGTTATAGCAAGGCGTAATGCTGGTTTAAATACTACATTCAGATTAAGGAGGCTAGTGGCTGGGGTTGGAGTTGAATCTCTCTTCCCGCT ATATTCACCTAACATAAAGGAGATAAAGGTGCTGGACAAGAAGAAAGTGAGAAGGGCCAAGCTTTACTATCTCAGGGACAAAATGAATGCACTTAAGAAGCAATAG